In a genomic window of Helianthus annuus cultivar XRQ/B chromosome 10, HanXRQr2.0-SUNRISE, whole genome shotgun sequence:
- the LOC110880844 gene encoding uncharacterized protein LOC110880844, whose amino-acid sequence MQQTTGQNEDIWRWKNNTAKGYSVKEVRKELAGIIDVNAAPSSLEWSKIATAKVNLFIWRASEEKIPTLVALSHRGGQRGPTDCKVCGLAPETANHIIVHCPFAKEVWLHLWSWMIIPIRNHDEDMKTRFQEMSDWPRNKVKIIFAIHLLAGWHLWKNRNNKVFNNSLTNPGKLAEEIKEEAFDWIKLRSRHTGITWLEWRNFTFWNDPP is encoded by the coding sequence ATGCAGCAAACAACAGGCCAAAATGAGGACATATGGAGGTGGAAAAACAACACAGCAAAAGGCTATTCGGTGAAGGAGGTCAGGAAGGAACTGGCCGGTATTATCGATGTGAACGCAGCACCAAGTAGTTTGGAATGGAGCAAGATCGCCACGGCAAAGGTAAACCTCTTTATATGGAGAGCATCTGAAGAAAAGATACCAACACTGGTGGCATTAAGTCATAGGGGAGGTCAGAGGGGGCCGACAGATTGTAAAGTATGCGGTTTAGCTCCCGAAACTGCTAACCACATTATTGTTCACTGCCCGTTTGCTAAAGAAGTGTGGCTACATCTTTGGTCTTGGATGATAATTCCGATCAGAAATCACGATGAAGATATGAAAACAAGGTTTCAAGAGATGTCAGATTGGCCGAGAAACAAGGTAAAAATAATATTCGCGATCCACCTCTTAGCCGGATGGCACCTTTGGAAGAATAGAAATAATAAAGTTTTCAACAATTCACTCACTAACCCGGGAAAATTGGCGGAAGAAATAAAGGAAGAAGCGTTTGATTGGATCAAGCTGAGGTCTAGGCATACCGGAATAACGTGGCTCGAATGGAGAAACTTCACTTTTTGGAACGACCCACCTTAG